The following coding sequences are from one Crateriforma spongiae window:
- a CDS encoding ABC transporter permease subunit, translating into MIDRVLVGKYVRQSMLLWASCALALFAFAWVRVWVVGMIDMGQFQSVLDLFKDFERFAPIEFSALATHTGRVGMTFDEPIVILCTVIWCVSRGSDVVSGELGRGTLEMVLSQPISRIRLMLSHALVSVIGLALLCLLLWLGIGIGVQLSTVKETLPPQTVTIPWIEVEVPLGGGQPVVETLPMYQRVDVGDFAASVFNLFAFGFFLLGLATMFSSLDRYRWRTIGAVMAIYIVQLVLLGLGKAAEPLNWLQKITFFSCYKPQPLLALVTDGDRWAPWSLTTSMPDAVMPPLMYPLILLAGGAAFYAVALWRFHTRDLPAPL; encoded by the coding sequence ATGATTGATCGCGTCCTGGTCGGCAAATACGTTCGTCAATCCATGTTGTTATGGGCCTCGTGCGCGTTGGCCTTGTTCGCGTTTGCTTGGGTCCGCGTCTGGGTCGTCGGCATGATCGACATGGGCCAGTTTCAATCGGTGTTGGATCTGTTTAAAGACTTTGAACGCTTCGCACCGATCGAATTCAGTGCGCTGGCGACGCACACTGGACGGGTGGGCATGACGTTCGACGAACCGATTGTGATTTTGTGCACAGTGATTTGGTGCGTCTCTCGCGGCAGCGACGTTGTCAGTGGTGAATTGGGACGCGGGACTTTGGAAATGGTGCTGTCTCAACCCATCAGCCGCATCCGGCTGATGTTGTCGCATGCGTTGGTCAGCGTCATCGGACTAGCATTGTTGTGTTTGTTGTTGTGGTTGGGCATCGGGATCGGCGTCCAGTTGTCGACGGTCAAGGAAACGTTGCCGCCCCAAACGGTAACGATTCCGTGGATCGAAGTGGAAGTGCCATTGGGCGGCGGCCAGCCGGTCGTGGAAACGTTGCCGATGTACCAGCGTGTGGATGTGGGAGATTTTGCCGCATCCGTTTTCAACCTGTTTGCGTTCGGATTTTTTCTGCTGGGCTTGGCCACGATGTTCAGCAGTCTGGATCGCTATCGTTGGCGGACGATCGGCGCCGTGATGGCGATCTACATCGTCCAGTTGGTGTTGTTGGGACTGGGAAAAGCCGCCGAGCCGCTGAACTGGCTCCAGAAAATCACCTTCTTTTCGTGCTACAAACCACAGCCTTTATTGGCTCTGGTGACCGACGGCGATCGGTGGGCGCCGTGGAGTCTGACGACGTCGATGCCCGACGCGGTGATGCCGCCGCTGATGTACCCGTTGATCCTGCTGGCCGGCGGGGCCGCCTTTTACGCCGTGGCGTTGTGGCGTTTTCATACACGGGATTTGCCCGCGCCGCTCTAG
- a CDS encoding PSD1 and planctomycete cytochrome C domain-containing protein, with protein sequence MHPAHSPTLCRVVAALIVCGVTGITSHAESPRRAASPRPASTAQYGRDVRPILAKHCFTCHGPDDQAREAGLRLDTADGSRADLGGYAAVVPGDPDASELWLRITTDDPDIRMPPADGHRPLSIDEQDILRQWIVDGAAYEQHWAFVPPTRPEAPPADTDPWCSDAVDAFVLQAMKDQDLSPSQPADDVAWLRRVYLDLTGTLPTPGDVDRFVSDDSPMARQRIVDRLLASPDFAQQWARPWLDLARYSDTNGYEKDRPRTMWPYRDWVLSAINDDMPFDQFTIEQLAGDMVDGASDDQRIATGFHRNTMLNEEGGIDPLEYRWLSVVDRVATTGTVWMGLTTGCAQCHTHKYDPITHTDYYRLFAVLNNADEPDLVVKNESAEADFQRKVDHARMQLDRWSAEHLGDDGSLRESFDEFVTAQRRSLTSWTTLRPQTLDSTKPILTVQDDGSVLARGDVTKRDQYQLSFRIPESIGQATAIRIDALPHPSLPAGGPGMAYYEGRRGDFFLSELTATADGEPMELRNATQSYGKLSVGSGAATGNNVIDGEGSTGWSTSGRPGEAHHLVIQFAKPLVAGQTLSIGMLFERHFAAALGHFRVSVTDRTTGASAVQLPADLEDRLLALGDSETLPDALATDLRHWFLRTSDHCKAIRGKWSWPKRDVVRGLVMAERPAAMPRQTHRHHRGEYLQPAEVVAPGNLSLFASATSDANKPASFDRLALARFLASEQNPLVGRVMTNRYWRQLFGAGIVRTDGDFGTQSESPSHPHLIDHLAIRWIDGGWSAKRLIRDLALSSTYGQSIGRPPVSDPDNRLLSVFPYRRLTAETLRDSLLSASGVLTRRFGGPSVYPPQPAAVMKTAYGSPAWPTSTGDDRYRRGIYTFSKRTAPFAAFLTFDGPTGEQCVPRRQNSTNPLQALTTLNDPMFFEIAQRLSEDVLQAMPNAGPGEIATTIFRRVLVRKPNKDEVQALLQFHEQHQSWPLVVRAVMNLDESITIP encoded by the coding sequence ATGCATCCCGCCCACAGCCCCACCCTTTGTCGTGTCGTTGCCGCGCTGATCGTTTGCGGTGTCACCGGCATCACCAGTCACGCTGAATCGCCACGACGCGCCGCATCGCCACGGCCGGCGTCCACCGCCCAGTACGGTCGTGATGTCCGGCCGATTTTGGCCAAACACTGCTTCACCTGTCATGGCCCCGACGACCAGGCGCGCGAAGCCGGCCTGCGTTTGGATACCGCCGACGGCAGCCGAGCGGATTTGGGCGGCTATGCCGCCGTCGTTCCCGGCGATCCCGATGCCAGCGAATTGTGGCTTCGAATCACAACGGACGATCCCGACATTCGGATGCCGCCGGCCGACGGTCACCGCCCGCTTTCAATTGACGAACAAGACATTCTGCGTCAATGGATCGTCGACGGCGCGGCGTACGAACAACACTGGGCGTTCGTCCCGCCGACACGCCCCGAGGCACCGCCTGCCGACACGGATCCCTGGTGCAGCGATGCCGTGGACGCTTTCGTGCTGCAAGCGATGAAGGACCAGGATCTCTCGCCATCACAGCCGGCTGATGACGTCGCTTGGCTGCGCCGCGTTTATCTGGATCTGACGGGAACGTTGCCCACGCCGGGCGACGTCGATCGCTTTGTCTCGGATGATTCTCCGATGGCACGTCAACGCATCGTCGATCGCTTGTTGGCATCGCCCGATTTTGCCCAACAGTGGGCCCGACCTTGGCTGGATCTTGCACGCTACAGCGACACCAACGGTTACGAAAAAGATCGACCTCGCACGATGTGGCCGTACCGCGATTGGGTCTTGTCGGCGATCAATGACGACATGCCGTTTGATCAGTTCACGATCGAACAGTTGGCCGGTGACATGGTCGATGGAGCCAGCGACGACCAACGGATCGCCACGGGGTTTCATCGCAACACGATGCTGAATGAAGAAGGCGGGATCGATCCGCTGGAATATCGCTGGTTGTCGGTGGTCGACCGCGTGGCCACCACGGGAACGGTCTGGATGGGGCTGACCACCGGTTGTGCCCAGTGTCACACGCACAAGTATGACCCGATCACACACACGGACTATTACCGACTGTTCGCAGTGCTGAACAATGCGGATGAACCCGATCTAGTCGTCAAAAACGAATCCGCCGAAGCCGACTTTCAACGCAAGGTCGATCATGCGCGCATGCAACTGGATCGTTGGTCCGCCGAACACTTGGGCGATGATGGATCGCTGCGTGAATCGTTCGACGAATTCGTCACCGCCCAGCGGCGATCGCTGACCTCCTGGACCACGCTGCGTCCACAGACGCTGGATTCGACCAAGCCGATCTTGACCGTCCAAGACGACGGTTCGGTGTTGGCACGCGGCGATGTGACCAAACGCGACCAGTACCAGCTATCGTTCCGTATTCCCGAGTCGATCGGCCAGGCGACCGCGATTCGAATCGATGCACTGCCGCACCCTTCGCTGCCCGCCGGTGGACCCGGGATGGCGTATTACGAGGGCCGCCGCGGGGATTTCTTTCTGAGCGAGTTGACCGCGACGGCCGACGGCGAACCGATGGAATTGCGGAATGCGACGCAAAGCTATGGAAAGCTAAGCGTGGGCTCCGGTGCAGCGACCGGTAACAATGTGATCGACGGTGAGGGTTCCACCGGCTGGTCCACCTCGGGACGCCCCGGCGAAGCCCACCACTTGGTGATTCAGTTTGCCAAACCGCTGGTTGCGGGCCAAACACTGTCGATCGGCATGTTGTTTGAACGTCACTTTGCCGCGGCGCTGGGGCATTTTCGTGTCTCCGTGACGGATCGAACGACCGGTGCCAGCGCCGTGCAACTGCCGGCCGATTTGGAAGATCGGCTTTTGGCTTTGGGCGATTCGGAAACATTACCGGATGCTCTGGCAACGGATCTTCGCCATTGGTTCTTGCGCACCAGCGATCACTGCAAAGCAATTCGCGGAAAATGGTCGTGGCCAAAACGTGATGTGGTGCGTGGTCTTGTCATGGCCGAACGTCCCGCCGCAATGCCTCGGCAGACTCACCGCCACCATCGCGGCGAATACTTGCAACCCGCGGAAGTCGTCGCGCCAGGAAACTTGTCACTGTTCGCTTCCGCCACATCAGATGCCAACAAGCCCGCGTCTTTTGATCGGCTGGCCTTGGCACGCTTCTTGGCCAGCGAGCAGAACCCGCTGGTCGGACGCGTGATGACCAATCGCTATTGGCGTCAGTTGTTCGGCGCCGGCATCGTTCGCACCGATGGCGATTTTGGGACGCAAAGTGAATCGCCCAGCCATCCGCATCTGATCGATCATCTGGCGATCCGCTGGATCGATGGTGGTTGGTCGGCCAAGCGGCTGATTCGCGATCTGGCCCTTTCATCCACCTATGGTCAATCGATCGGGCGACCTCCGGTGTCGGATCCCGATAACCGGCTGTTGTCGGTGTTCCCGTATCGAAGATTGACGGCCGAAACGTTGCGAGATTCGCTGCTGTCCGCCAGCGGCGTTCTGACCCGACGCTTCGGCGGGCCCAGTGTCTACCCGCCCCAGCCGGCCGCGGTGATGAAGACCGCCTATGGCAGCCCGGCTTGGCCCACATCGACCGGCGATGATCGATATCGACGCGGAATTTATACGTTCAGCAAGCGCACCGCACCGTTCGCAGCGTTCTTGACCTTCGACGGACCGACCGGCGAACAGTGTGTGCCCCGGCGTCAAAACAGCACCAACCCGCTGCAGGCATTGACCACGCTGAACGATCCAATGTTCTTTGAAATCGCCCAGCGTCTCTCCGAAGATGTGTTGCAAGCCATGCCGAACGCGGGCCCCGGCGAAATCGCGACCACCATTTTCCGCCGCGTTCTAGTCCGCAAACCAAACAAGGACGAAGTCCAAGCGTTACTTCAATTTCACGAACAACACCAAAGCTGGCCGTTGGTGGTCCGCGCGGTGATGAACCTAGACGAATCGATCACGATCCCGTGA
- a CDS encoding S1C family serine protease, which translates to MKRLLMQSNMINRRVRWCLAVTLASLWMTSSTAPITAQDATTAGQAGVAQSATGLTADDPAMVQISQSDLARLVGPRALSRAFRYASKRATPGVVTVLCYGQGQPPSNDDDDKSEENLDEQLEEKIPDPGIPGMPTPDPPEGNEGESPLDEEEKAPVPDEDLGPVPPPKAPDDPDAVLTGLGSGVIVDPSGLVITNQHVVRGASKVVVQMSTEVEYSAVKIVGDPASDIAILRIESDEAFPAVEVGDSDSLEIGDWVLAIGSPFKLDATVSAGIISAKDRKLRRIQRGRMLQTDAAINPGNSGGPLIDLDGKVVAINTAIASRNGGNQGIGFAIPINHAFWLANELDQHGKVRRAAMGIRLAELNANIAAQFSLQPGIGVLAYQVIEDSAADKAGIENYDVITSFAGQPTRNMVEFQEIVERTPIGSTQTVTILRDGESIDLQIQLAPLEDVTAVPQP; encoded by the coding sequence ATGAAAAGACTTTTGATGCAAAGCAACATGATCAATCGACGCGTGCGATGGTGTCTGGCCGTGACACTGGCGTCGCTGTGGATGACTTCGTCGACAGCGCCGATCACCGCCCAGGATGCGACCACCGCTGGCCAAGCCGGTGTCGCCCAGTCTGCCACCGGTCTCACGGCAGACGACCCTGCGATGGTTCAGATCTCGCAAAGTGATTTGGCTCGCTTGGTCGGTCCACGGGCGCTTTCCCGCGCCTTCCGATACGCATCCAAGCGTGCCACGCCTGGTGTCGTCACCGTGTTGTGTTACGGCCAGGGCCAACCGCCTAGCAACGATGATGATGACAAGTCCGAAGAGAATTTGGACGAACAACTGGAGGAGAAGATTCCCGATCCTGGTATTCCCGGTATGCCAACGCCGGACCCGCCGGAAGGAAACGAGGGGGAATCGCCGCTGGATGAGGAAGAAAAGGCACCGGTGCCCGACGAAGACCTGGGCCCCGTACCGCCACCCAAGGCACCCGATGATCCCGACGCGGTTTTGACCGGACTGGGCAGCGGCGTCATTGTCGACCCCAGTGGCCTGGTGATCACCAACCAACACGTCGTTCGCGGTGCCAGCAAAGTCGTGGTGCAAATGTCGACCGAAGTGGAATACTCGGCGGTGAAGATTGTTGGTGATCCGGCCAGCGATATCGCGATCCTGCGAATCGAATCGGACGAGGCCTTTCCTGCGGTCGAAGTCGGCGACAGCGATTCGCTGGAAATCGGTGACTGGGTGCTGGCGATCGGCAGCCCGTTCAAATTGGACGCGACGGTCAGCGCGGGAATCATTAGCGCCAAAGACCGCAAACTGCGTCGAATCCAACGGGGGCGAATGCTGCAGACCGACGCTGCGATCAACCCGGGGAATTCTGGCGGACCCTTGATCGACTTGGACGGCAAAGTCGTCGCGATCAACACCGCGATTGCTTCACGTAACGGCGGCAACCAGGGAATCGGTTTCGCCATTCCGATCAACCACGCGTTCTGGTTGGCCAATGAATTGGACCAGCATGGCAAGGTCCGCCGCGCCGCGATGGGCATTCGTCTGGCCGAATTGAACGCAAACATCGCGGCACAGTTTTCACTCCAGCCCGGAATCGGTGTGCTGGCTTATCAAGTCATCGAAGACAGCGCCGCTGACAAAGCGGGAATCGAAAACTATGACGTGATCACCAGTTTTGCCGGTCAGCCGACACGCAACATGGTCGAATTTCAGGAGATTGTTGAACGGACCCCGATCGGTTCCACGCAAACGGTGACGATTTTGCGCGACGGCGAATCGATCGACCTGCAGATCCAACTCGCCCCGTTGGAAGACGTCACCGCGGTTCCCCAGCCGTAA
- a CDS encoding DUF1501 domain-containing protein, translating into MNTTRRQLFQTCGIGLGKIALASLLTGDRDLRAESAPHEVPHHPAKAKTVIYLFMAGAPSQLDLFDYKPKLVELDGKPIPPSVIAGQRYAFIQPDAAVLSPRFPFAKHGDSGAELSDRLPHLAKVADDLAFVRTVHTDQFNHAPAQLLVNTGSGLPGRPSMGAWLTYGLGSEADDLPGFTVLTSGGNLSGGAAMWSNGFLPGQFQGVPLRGGSEPILNVQTPQSVSPTQQRDTIDLIRRLNERRMIDTGVERIQDRIDAFEMAYRMQTRAPELMDLASESAETLGQYGIKDVGETSFAKNCLLARRLAQRGVRFIQLYHAGWDHHSQVEKGLRARCSEVDQPCAALIADLKRQGMLDETLVVWGGEFGRTPMVEASAALGRSLGRDHHPQAFTMWMTGGGIRGGQTIGQTDELGFHPVERPVHVHDIQATILHQLGIDHERLTFTYAGRPYRLTDVHGHVVHELV; encoded by the coding sequence ATGAACACGACACGACGCCAGTTGTTCCAAACGTGCGGGATCGGCCTCGGCAAGATCGCATTGGCTTCGCTGTTGACCGGCGATCGTGATCTGCGTGCCGAATCGGCCCCCCATGAGGTGCCCCACCATCCGGCCAAAGCCAAAACGGTGATCTATTTGTTCATGGCGGGTGCGCCCAGCCAGTTGGATCTGTTCGACTACAAGCCCAAGCTGGTCGAACTGGACGGTAAACCGATCCCACCCTCGGTCATTGCAGGCCAACGTTACGCGTTCATCCAGCCCGATGCCGCCGTTTTATCGCCTCGATTTCCCTTTGCCAAACACGGCGACAGCGGCGCGGAACTTTCCGATCGCCTTCCGCATCTGGCCAAGGTCGCCGACGATCTTGCCTTTGTTCGTACGGTGCATACGGACCAATTTAATCACGCTCCGGCGCAACTGCTTGTCAACACAGGCAGCGGTTTACCGGGTCGTCCGTCGATGGGCGCCTGGTTGACGTACGGTCTGGGCAGCGAAGCCGATGATTTGCCCGGGTTCACCGTGCTGACAAGTGGCGGCAATCTGTCCGGTGGCGCGGCGATGTGGAGCAATGGCTTTTTGCCCGGTCAATTCCAGGGGGTACCGCTGCGTGGCGGATCCGAACCGATTTTGAACGTGCAAACGCCCCAGTCGGTCAGCCCGACACAACAGCGGGACACGATTGATTTGATCCGGCGTTTGAACGAGCGGCGAATGATCGATACCGGCGTCGAGCGGATCCAAGACCGCATTGATGCGTTTGAAATGGCATACCGGATGCAAACGCGTGCACCGGAGCTGATGGATCTGGCATCGGAATCCGCCGAAACGCTTGGGCAATACGGGATCAAGGATGTCGGAGAAACCAGTTTTGCCAAAAACTGTTTGCTGGCGCGACGGTTGGCCCAGCGGGGCGTCCGATTCATCCAGCTTTACCATGCCGGTTGGGACCACCACAGCCAAGTCGAAAAGGGTCTGCGGGCGAGATGCAGCGAAGTCGACCAACCCTGTGCGGCCTTGATCGCGGATCTAAAACGCCAGGGCATGCTGGATGAAACGCTGGTCGTTTGGGGCGGCGAATTCGGCCGCACGCCGATGGTCGAAGCCAGTGCGGCGCTGGGGCGTTCCCTGGGTCGCGATCACCATCCCCAAGCCTTCACGATGTGGATGACCGGCGGGGGCATCCGCGGCGGTCAAACGATCGGACAAACCGACGAACTGGGGTTTCATCCGGTGGAACGCCCCGTTCACGTCCATGACATCCAGGCGACGATCCTGCACCAGTTGGGCATCGACCACGAACGCCTGACCTTCACCTACGCCGGGCGTCCCTACCGGCTGACCGACGTCCACGGCCACGTCGTACACGAACTCGTCTGA
- a CDS encoding putative bifunctional lysylphosphatidylglycerol flippase/synthetase, producing MIKKHHLRNAIGPVFAIGLFLLAIRLLIHEAQEITWEEFKGGLVGVDPMYLGIAAFLVALNYGLLTCYDILALRYVLRPLPLPRVMLVSFLGFSLGNNLGTLLAAAPIRYRYYRQFGLSHHQLMGMMSVLALTFWSGLAWLGGTVLVLSPIQLPADVPIPFGTRTLGVGLLTIAVAYTTLCFLWRKPWPIGKLHLRLPRPGLAIAQASVAAVDLIISAMTLYLCMPSDANVPFPLVLSAFLVAITISIITQVPGGLGVLELILYALLKDTVGKPVLAAVLIFRVLYFFLPLVLGMITLVAHEIYVGALEAKEAKEEINHESREAPRQSVKAGSATTSPAPSSPSQTPASIDPSEAIASGQTSTD from the coding sequence TTGATCAAAAAGCATCACCTACGAAACGCCATCGGGCCGGTCTTTGCGATCGGTCTGTTTCTGTTGGCGATCCGTTTGCTGATCCACGAAGCCCAAGAAATCACGTGGGAAGAATTCAAGGGTGGTTTGGTCGGCGTCGACCCGATGTACTTGGGCATCGCAGCTTTCTTGGTCGCGCTGAATTACGGGCTGCTGACCTGTTACGACATCCTGGCATTGCGATATGTGCTGCGTCCGTTACCCCTGCCGCGGGTGATGCTGGTTTCGTTCCTGGGATTTTCGCTGGGAAATAATCTGGGAACCCTGCTGGCGGCCGCCCCGATTCGTTATCGCTATTACCGCCAGTTCGGGCTGAGCCATCATCAACTGATGGGCATGATGAGCGTCTTGGCGCTAACGTTCTGGAGCGGGCTGGCCTGGTTGGGCGGCACCGTTTTGGTTCTCAGCCCGATCCAGTTGCCGGCCGACGTTCCGATTCCGTTCGGCACCCGGACGCTGGGCGTTGGCTTACTGACCATCGCCGTCGCCTACACGACGTTGTGTTTTCTGTGGCGCAAGCCTTGGCCGATCGGCAAACTTCATTTGCGTTTGCCACGACCGGGCTTGGCCATCGCCCAGGCTTCGGTCGCAGCGGTCGATTTGATCATCAGCGCGATGACGCTATACCTGTGCATGCCCAGCGACGCGAATGTGCCGTTCCCGTTGGTCCTGTCGGCGTTCCTGGTGGCGATCACAATCAGCATCATCACCCAAGTCCCGGGCGGCTTGGGTGTTTTGGAATTGATCCTGTACGCGTTGCTGAAAGATACGGTCGGTAAACCCGTACTGGCCGCGGTGCTGATCTTTCGTGTGCTGTATTTCTTCTTGCCGCTGGTGCTCGGCATGATCACCTTGGTCGCCCACGAGATTTACGTCGGTGCGCTGGAGGCCAAGGAAGCGAAGGAAGAAATCAACCACGAGTCTCGGGAGGCGCCCCGCCAGTCGGTAAAAGCGGGATCCGCGACGACGTCCCCGGCGCCAAGTTCACCATCACAGACGCCGGCGTCGATTGATCCGTCCGAAGCCATCGCAAGCGGGCAGACAAGCACCGATTAA
- a CDS encoding ABC transporter ATP-binding protein, with protein MSQTDVPHDRPSPMVVCQGLSKRYGDFDALRACDLTVTAGEVFGLLGPNGAGKTTLIRLMLGYIHPTAGTCRVADVDVVQDSVAVRRNVSYLPGDARLPRHMRGKGVLEFFAAMHPDGDLKRSLDVAQRLDLNLRTHVAFMSTGMRQKLALAVVLGPRTPLLVLDEPTANLDPTVRAEVLQMVREARADGRTVMLSSHVLSEIEETCGEVAFLRRGVSAHRLTMSELFQQHRITGDLDRPVADRLVDPNSDAIPMQLADRLVCSLADDAAGGSGASGSNKSATVRLDTSGDLASFLGWLDELGIRRMRVEPLGLRAVYDAVHFGQTIPVGFSTAPQDVIQAADASRPSKEPVS; from the coding sequence GTGTCCCAGACTGATGTGCCGCACGACCGACCTTCGCCGATGGTCGTGTGCCAGGGGTTGTCCAAACGCTACGGTGATTTTGACGCATTGCGTGCTTGCGATTTGACCGTCACCGCGGGCGAGGTTTTCGGATTATTGGGACCCAACGGTGCCGGCAAGACCACGTTGATTCGGCTGATGCTGGGATACATCCACCCGACGGCCGGAACCTGCCGGGTTGCCGATGTGGACGTTGTCCAAGACAGCGTCGCGGTACGCCGGAATGTGTCTTACCTGCCGGGTGACGCCCGCTTGCCACGTCACATGCGGGGCAAAGGGGTTCTGGAATTTTTTGCGGCCATGCATCCCGATGGTGATTTGAAACGTAGCCTGGACGTGGCACAGCGACTGGACCTGAACCTTCGCACCCATGTCGCGTTCATGTCGACCGGGATGCGACAGAAACTGGCGTTGGCCGTGGTCCTCGGCCCGCGGACACCGTTGCTGGTTTTGGACGAACCGACCGCCAACCTGGACCCGACCGTTCGCGCCGAAGTGCTGCAGATGGTTCGCGAGGCGCGGGCCGATGGTCGGACGGTGATGCTGTCGTCGCACGTGCTAAGCGAGATCGAAGAAACGTGCGGCGAAGTTGCGTTTCTGCGTCGTGGTGTGTCGGCTCACCGGTTGACGATGAGCGAGCTTTTTCAGCAGCACCGAATCACCGGAGACCTTGATCGACCGGTCGCGGACCGCTTGGTCGACCCGAATTCTGACGCAATACCAATGCAGCTTGCCGATCGCTTGGTGTGCAGCCTGGCCGACGATGCGGCGGGAGGCTCCGGTGCAAGTGGAAGTAACAAATCGGCCACGGTGCGTTTGGACACCTCCGGCGATCTGGCGTCTTTCTTGGGATGGCTGGATGAACTCGGAATTCGACGCATGCGTGTCGAGCCGTTGGGGCTGCGTGCGGTCTATGACGCGGTCCATTTCGGTCAGACCATTCCCGTTGGTTTTTCCACCGCACCGCAAGACGTGATTCAGGCGGCCGACGCGTCGCGACCGTCAAAGGAACCGGTGTCATGA